The DNA region GCCATTAATAAGAAATAAAAAAATAGTTCCGGAGAGGCTGGAAAAAAACGTTGAAAATGTATCAATGATAATAGAAAATTACGATTTTCTATCGCCCTTTAAGGATATTATAATAAAAAACATTTTTGGTAAAAGGGAAACAAAGATCATGGGAATATTAAATGCAACACCGGACTCATTCTTCCCGGGATCAAGGGTAGGCAGTGATGATAAAATATATGAGATGCTTGAAGAAAAGCCGGATATTATAGATATAGGTGGTGAAAGCACCAGACCCGGCAGCTCAGAGGTTGACCCGGAAACAGAGATAAAAAGACTCGAAGGTGTTCTAAACATATTGAAATCATATAATATAAAGATTTCTATAGATTCAAGGCATTACAGGGTCATAGAAGCACTATTAAAAAGATATGACATAGATTACATAAACGATATTTCCGGCTTTATCGATAAAAGAATGATAAAGATAGCCTCTGAGTATAAAAAAAAGTGCATAGTTATGCACATGCGTGGTGAGCCACAGAACATGAACAAATTCACAGATTATGATGATATATTCTTTGAGATAAATGCCTTTTTCTTTGATAGAATAAAAAACATGATAAATTCTGGAATAGAGCCTGAAAATATAATAATTGACCCCGGAATTGGCTTTTCAAAGAATTATGAGCAAAATATAAAACTGATTAAAAGCCCGTGGTCATTTGCCTTTGGCTTTAAAACCCTGTATGGTACATCTAGAAAGAGATTCATAGGTAAAATAACCGGAAACGACGTTAATAAAAGACTTGGCGGCACCATTGCAACATCAATATACCTTGCAATGAACAATGTGGACATATTAAGGGTTCATGATGTTTCAGAGAACAGGTCTGCAATAGAATTATATAAAATGCTTGTTACGTGAAATGGCTAAATGGTATTTTTCTTTTTTACGCAAATTTTTAATAATCACAGAAAATATAGAAATAATGAATGCAGGTCCAATAAACTACAAGGTTAAACTGCCCTCCGGGGAAAGGTATACTTTTATCAAGAGTACATTATCGGCAAGAAACCTTTACACTGTCTGCGAGGAGGCGCACTGCCCAAACATAGCCGAATGCTGGGAAAGCGGTACTGCAACCTTTATGATAATGGGTTCAAACTGCTCCAGGGGATGCAGGTTCTGTGCCGTCACCCATGGAAGGATGCTGCCCCTGGATCCAATGGAGCCTGAGAAGGTTTACGAGTCAGTAAAAATGATGAATCTTGATTATGTTGTTATTACATCGGTAGATCGTGATGATCTTCCGGATAAGGGTTCATCACACTTCGCAGCGGTAATAAGAAGGTTAAAAGACCTTAAAATAAAAATAGAGGTTTTGATCCCGGACTTCAGCGGCGTTCATAAATTTATTGACAAAATTATAGATGAAAGACCTGATGTGATAGCACATAACATTGAAACGGTTCGCAGGCTTACAAAAACTGTCAGGGATCCAAGGGCCGGATATGATCAGAGTCTTAACGTTCTAAGGTATGTGAAGTCCAGGTCAAACATCATAACAAAATCGTCTATAATGCTTGGCCTTGGAGAGACCGATGATGAGGTTATCGAAACACTGCACGACCTGCATGATGCTGGTGTTGACATTGTAACGATTGGACAATACCTCAGACCAACAAAGAAGCAGCTTGAGGTTAAGGAGTATTCCCCAATGGAAAGATTTAAAAATCTTGAGGAGTCCGCCTATAGCATAGGTTTTTCCTTTGTGGCCTCGGGTCCGCTTGTAAGGACATCTTACAGGGCGGCTGAGGCTTTTGTCAAGGGGGGTTTTAAAAATGATTGAAGAAGATATTAGTAAAGAGGATATTATTAGTGCATACAGAAACATGGTTTTGGAAAGGTTTCTTGATAAAAAACTGCTTGGAATAAACAGACAGGGATTTTTGCCATTTTATATACCAAACATTGGACATGAGGCTTTGCATGCCGCGATAGGCATGGCCATAAGGGATGATGATTTCTTCTATCCATATTACAGGGACCTTGGATCGGACATAGCCAGGGTTGGACTTGATTTTGTGCTTGCCCAGATGTTCTCAACTGAAATGGACAACGAGCTTGGGCGTGATATGCCGTTGCATATATCAAATAAGGCCAAAAAGGTTGGCCCGGTTATAACCACCGTCGGCGGGCATCTTATGGCTGCAACCGGTGTTGCATACTCATACAAATATCAGAAAAAGCCGGGCATAGTTATTACAACGTTTGGTGATGGTGCAACATCAACGCCGGATTTCCATGTTTCAATGAATTTCGCAGCGGTTTATTCGCTTCCGGTACTTTTTATATGTGAGAACAACCAGTGGGCGATATCATATCCTGTTGAGGAGCAAACAAAGGTTGAGATATCAAAAAAGGCAGAGGCCTATGGTTTTACAGGCATAAAGATCGATGGCAATAACTTCATAGAGGCATATCACGCAATAAGAAATGCCATTAAAGATGTTGAAAAAAATAAAATGCCATTGTTAATAGATGCTGTAACATACAGAATGGGGCCGCATACAACGGCGGATGATCCAAATAAATACAGAAAAACCATAATAAATGAGGGTGATCCCCTTGATCCGCTGTCCATCATTGAGGATGATATAAAAAAGATGAAGATACTCAACGATGAGGAGATATCAAATATAAAAAACGAGATAAATAACATGGTATCAAAGGAGGTTGAAAGATACGAGAAGATGAACAAGCCTGGAAAGGAAACGCTGTTTAAAAACATCTATGAAAACGAGCCATGGTATATAACAGAGGAAAGGGGTGAGATAGAATGACCGAGATGAATATGGTAAAGGCGCTTAACAGCGCACTTGATACAATGCTTGAAAGGGATAAAAACGTCATACTTCTTGGAGAGGATATAGCCAAGGACGGTGGTGTTTTCAGAGTTACAGACGGTCTTTATGCAAAGTACGGTGGGGAGCGTGTTATAAGCACACCACTCTCAGAACTTGGCATAGTTGGCATGGGCATCGG from Picrophilus oshimae DSM 9789 includes:
- the folP gene encoding dihydropteroate synthase; this encodes MTFYTDPDDDRYILFYHINGEPLIRNKKIVPERLEKNVENVSMIIENYDFLSPFKDIIIKNIFGKRETKIMGILNATPDSFFPGSRVGSDDKIYEMLEEKPDIIDIGGESTRPGSSEVDPETEIKRLEGVLNILKSYNIKISIDSRHYRVIEALLKRYDIDYINDISGFIDKRMIKIASEYKKKCIVMHMRGEPQNMNKFTDYDDIFFEINAFFFDRIKNMINSGIEPENIIIDPGIGFSKNYEQNIKLIKSPWSFAFGFKTLYGTSRKRFIGKITGNDVNKRLGGTIATSIYLAMNNVDILRVHDVSENRSAIELYKMLVT
- a CDS encoding thiamine pyrophosphate-dependent dehydrogenase E1 component subunit alpha; the protein is MIEEDISKEDIISAYRNMVLERFLDKKLLGINRQGFLPFYIPNIGHEALHAAIGMAIRDDDFFYPYYRDLGSDIARVGLDFVLAQMFSTEMDNELGRDMPLHISNKAKKVGPVITTVGGHLMAATGVAYSYKYQKKPGIVITTFGDGATSTPDFHVSMNFAAVYSLPVLFICENNQWAISYPVEEQTKVEISKKAEAYGFTGIKIDGNNFIEAYHAIRNAIKDVEKNKMPLLIDAVTYRMGPHTTADDPNKYRKTIINEGDPLDPLSIIEDDIKKMKILNDEEISNIKNEINNMVSKEVERYEKMNKPGKETLFKNIYENEPWYITEERGEIE
- the lipA gene encoding lipoyl synthase, with the translated sequence MNAGPINYKVKLPSGERYTFIKSTLSARNLYTVCEEAHCPNIAECWESGTATFMIMGSNCSRGCRFCAVTHGRMLPLDPMEPEKVYESVKMMNLDYVVITSVDRDDLPDKGSSHFAAVIRRLKDLKIKIEVLIPDFSGVHKFIDKIIDERPDVIAHNIETVRRLTKTVRDPRAGYDQSLNVLRYVKSRSNIITKSSIMLGLGETDDEVIETLHDLHDAGVDIVTIGQYLRPTKKQLEVKEYSPMERFKNLEESAYSIGFSFVASGPLVRTSYRAAEAFVKGGFKND